GGCGTCGATTCGGCGCTTCAGCAGCGGTTCCGGCACCGGTTCCGCGGCGCGCTCCGCTTCGATCCGCCGCAGCAGCGCCGGCAGCTTCGCGAACGGCAGCGCGGCCCAAATCGCAAGCGCCGCGCATACGGCGCGCATCCAAACGCTCGCGGCGCCGTCCGCGTCAGTTCGCCGCATCGACGATCAACAGCTTCTCGTCGGCCATGTGCTCGACGAATTGAACGACGTCCCGCTCGATCTCGTCCGGCGCATCGAAAGCGGCCCGAAGCTCCGTTATAATATCAGCGATCGACCGCTGCCCGTCGCAGCGCTCCCATACCGCCGCACCGATCGGGTTCGTGCTGTAATAGTACCCATTGTTGAGGTTCAGCAGAATCGTATCCGGAGGCATGGATTGAAACATAATGTCCTGCGCTTTGCGCGGACGGCTCTGCATCGTGACAGCGGTCATCGGTCGATTCTCCTTTAAGAGAAAGTTTCACATAGTAAACTTTATACCGAACCTCTTCGTTGTTCAAGTATCCTTTTTTTCAATGAAAAAAGGACCTTTACCCCAATGGTAAAAGTCCTTGCCGTCGAACGTAATGCGGTCGGTGGGATTTGAACCCACACGTCCA
The DNA window shown above is from Paenibacillus sp. and carries:
- the pqqD gene encoding pyrroloquinoline quinone biosynthesis peptide chaperone PqqD, producing the protein MTAVTMQSRPRKAQDIMFQSMPPDTILLNLNNGYYYSTNPIGAAVWERCDGQRSIADIITELRAAFDAPDEIERDVVQFVEHMADEKLLIVDAAN